One segment of Deltaproteobacteria bacterium DNA contains the following:
- a CDS encoding APC family permease, which translates to MFARKSGMEQQEQSAHAAGSDEPSGPIGEQPLRRRVHETDSHHLSPLLVWAVVFCDIGTSVYYVPGILYAQVGALTPLFIIATIIGFIPLALKYQEICWRNPEGGGVVSVATKAFSPRWGVFGGFLILICYFFTIAISAVSGLHYLATIFSFIEHYIVTCTVVALVLLATVNIIGIRESAILSLCMAAAALAVDLVVIGVTMFYIGPPEWSKVFGLLEQGKDIPPYAFLVGFAGAWLAFSGLESISQLSPAMQAPIRSTAPKGMSLVVISILLTSPLLSLFSVALLPDAIKLHDTERFISKLGVMWGGMPVELAVVGTASVLLLFAANTGIIGAYHVFLALAEGGFLPQLVTWRNRRFRTPHMAIIITTLIPVSVVYATGAELGILGDMYVFGLLGAFVMSSIGLDVIRWRLDQRGIGFWIGVLTTVMVTVAWLVNIVEKQTATLFGGMLIAFGMTVSVAAQQGRFADLFYQIPFIARLTQRRISEAERDLADIPNLISLSDASEIVALYPSRTLIAVRGRNLRLIDEAIAREKGWGGNAVYALYVEERAGLFVGGDEKEPGEEGIETLRFAVKAAQRQNFELIPVWTVSYNAAEAIARAAEVLEVDTVVMGVSRRSAVYHLLRGHVVNGLTRRLPASCHLLLYN; encoded by the coding sequence TTGTTCGCACGTAAATCGGGCATGGAGCAACAAGAACAAAGCGCCCACGCGGCAGGGAGTGACGAGCCGAGTGGGCCAATAGGCGAGCAGCCACTACGGCGGCGCGTCCATGAGACCGACTCCCATCACTTATCACCCCTCTTAGTGTGGGCGGTGGTTTTCTGTGATATCGGCACCTCGGTGTATTATGTGCCGGGGATTCTCTATGCGCAGGTCGGAGCGCTGACGCCGCTTTTCATTATCGCCACGATTATTGGTTTCATTCCGCTGGCGCTTAAATATCAAGAAATCTGCTGGCGTAATCCAGAAGGTGGTGGTGTCGTTTCAGTTGCCACCAAAGCCTTCTCTCCACGCTGGGGAGTGTTTGGCGGTTTCCTCATTCTGATTTGTTATTTCTTTACCATCGCTATCTCAGCGGTCTCTGGTTTGCATTATCTAGCAACAATTTTTTCTTTTATTGAACATTACATTGTTACGTGCACCGTCGTGGCTCTGGTTTTGCTGGCGACGGTCAATATCATCGGGATTCGTGAGAGTGCGATTCTCTCCTTGTGCATGGCGGCGGCTGCGCTTGCGGTCGATTTAGTGGTGATTGGGGTGACGATGTTCTACATCGGCCCGCCCGAGTGGAGCAAAGTATTTGGCTTGCTCGAACAGGGAAAAGACATTCCTCCCTATGCTTTCTTAGTTGGATTTGCTGGAGCCTGGTTGGCCTTCTCTGGGTTAGAAAGCATCAGCCAATTGAGCCCAGCGATGCAAGCGCCGATTCGTTCCACGGCACCAAAAGGGATGTCGTTGGTTGTTATTTCGATTCTCTTGACCTCGCCGTTGTTGTCATTGTTTTCTGTGGCATTGCTGCCAGATGCGATCAAACTGCATGATACTGAGCGCTTCATTTCCAAACTTGGAGTGATGTGGGGCGGCATGCCAGTTGAGTTGGCTGTGGTCGGTACGGCTTCGGTGTTGCTGTTGTTTGCTGCCAATACCGGGATCATTGGCGCGTATCATGTCTTTCTGGCACTGGCCGAAGGCGGGTTTCTGCCGCAACTGGTGACCTGGCGTAATCGTCGCTTTCGCACGCCACACATGGCGATTATCATTACTACGCTTATCCCCGTGAGTGTGGTGTATGCCACAGGTGCTGAGTTGGGCATTCTTGGTGACATGTACGTGTTCGGTTTGCTGGGCGCATTTGTCATGAGTTCGATTGGACTTGATGTCATTCGTTGGCGACTCGATCAACGCGGTATTGGCTTTTGGATTGGAGTGCTCACGACCGTAATGGTGACGGTGGCATGGTTGGTGAACATCGTAGAAAAACAGACCGCAACACTTTTTGGTGGGATGCTGATTGCTTTTGGTATGACCGTATCTGTGGCTGCGCAACAAGGTCGGTTTGCTGATCTGTTTTATCAGATTCCGTTTATCGCGCGGCTGACCCAGCGTCGCATTTCCGAAGCCGAGCGTGATCTGGCTGACATTCCCAATCTGATTAGTCTGAGCGACGCGTCAGAGATTGTTGCCTTGTATCCGTCGCGGACGCTGATCGCCGTACGTGGTCGCAATTTGCGCTTGATTGATGAAGCGATTGCCCGCGAAAAAGGCTGGGGTGGTAACGCGGTGTATGCACTCTACGTTGAAGAGCGTGCAGGATTGTTTGTCGGTGGTGATGAAAAAGAACCAGGCGAAGAAGGCATCGAGACCTTACGCTTCGCCGTCAAAGCCGCGCAACGACAAAACTTCGAGTTGATTCCAGTGTGGACCGTCTCCTACAACGCCGCCGAAGCCATCGCCCGCGCCGCGGAAGTGTTAGAGGTTGACACCGTCGTCATGGGTGTCAGCAGACGTAGCGCGGTGTATCACTTATTGCGTGGGCACGTCGTCAACGGCCTCACCCGGCGGTTGCCAGCGAGTTGTCACTTGTTGTTGTACAATTGA
- a CDS encoding DUF433 domain-containing protein has translation MLDWSSCSAVERIPGKVSGAWVFRGTRVPVKALFENLEDGACVDDFLQWFPGVTRQQVGAVLEHTQQSLQPEVE, from the coding sequence ATGTTGGATTGGTCATCTTGCTCCGCTGTAGAAAGGATACCTGGCAAAGTCAGTGGCGCGTGGGTATTCCGAGGGACTCGAGTCCCGGTCAAAGCACTCTTTGAGAATCTCGAAGACGGAGCTTGCGTCGATGATTTCTTACAGTGGTTTCCTGGCGTCACACGCCAGCAAGTTGGAGCTGTCCTCGAACACACCCAACAAAGTCTCCAGCCTGAGGTCGAGTAA
- a CDS encoding nuclear transport factor 2 family protein: MGIAENKKVVLGFIDALAKGNMETFNSLLADDATWWLPGSLPVSGTHKGKKGILEGFVMKAAPHFQPGSLSIEVRNTIAEGDFVTVEWIARGKSAKGKTYENFYNVMFEVKNNKIQTVREYVDTLYAKEVLFS, translated from the coding sequence ATGGGAATCGCAGAAAACAAGAAAGTCGTCCTGGGATTTATCGATGCATTAGCCAAAGGCAACATGGAAACGTTCAACTCTTTGTTGGCTGATGATGCAACTTGGTGGTTGCCGGGATCACTACCAGTGTCTGGCACGCATAAAGGCAAAAAAGGCATACTTGAAGGATTTGTCATGAAAGCCGCCCCGCATTTTCAACCCGGCTCTCTCTCGATTGAAGTGCGGAATACTATCGCCGAAGGCGACTTCGTCACCGTCGAATGGATCGCCCGTGGCAAAAGCGCCAAAGGCAAGACCTACGAGAACTTCTACAACGTCATGTTCGAGGTAAAGAACAACAAGATTCAAACAGTGCGTGAGTATGTGGATACACTGTACGCCAAGGAAGTGTTGTTCAGTTGA